The following proteins are encoded in a genomic region of Dyadobacter sp. UC 10:
- a CDS encoding PSD1 and planctomycete cytochrome C domain-containing protein codes for MNFKTKITCTILLVWGALIFKSCNNSSSTQVTDEKIPDQVSYNFDIRPILSDKCLACHGPDANKREAGLRLDDPEAAFKALQENPKAHAIVAGKPEISEVYLRITTADTSLKMPPPASNLKLTQREVTLIEKWIKQGAKYEKHWAFVAPKKPAVPEVDNGDWPKNEIDHFILEKQEQKGLEPNEEADKERLLKRLSLDLTGLPPTLKMMDEFLADKSANAYEKMVDQLLKSPAYGEKMAIHWLDLARYADSHGYQDDGYRTQWPWRDWVIHAFNKNMRYNDFVTWQMAGDLLPNSSKEQLLATGFNRNHKITEEGGVIPEEYRIMYVTDRNDLFGKGLLGVTLECAHCHDHKYDPLSQKEYYQMFAFFNNVNEVGIESVIGGPETYAKKPLMEISDEDVKNILTFVNKPDTNRLIVSVMGDLDSTRKTYILKRGVYDAPGDEVQPGTPSAILPFDKKYPKNRLGLSQWLFDKKNPLTSRVYVNILWQEFFGKGIVKTSGDFGMQGELPSHPALLDWLAVDFMEHGWDIKRLVKQMVTSATYRQSAVVSKEKLAVDPDNILLARGSRYRIHAEFIKDLVLSSSGLLNKTIGGPSVKPYQPAGLWEGATSGRGLLSVYNQDHGPSLYRRGMYTLIKRTVPPPTMAIFDASNRDLCEVKRLKTNTPLQALVMMNDPAVLEASRVLSAKLLQEKTEAKDKIVKAFRLIVCRTPTEKELNVLTAYYDKELKSISPTAAEKMIAIGEYPLTRNVDKKALASLMRVISTIYNLEETITKS; via the coding sequence ATGAATTTTAAGACAAAAATTACCTGCACCATACTTCTGGTATGGGGCGCATTGATTTTTAAATCCTGCAATAACAGCTCGTCGACCCAGGTCACGGATGAAAAAATTCCTGATCAGGTAAGCTACAATTTCGATATCCGGCCTATTCTTTCTGATAAATGCCTGGCTTGTCACGGCCCTGATGCCAACAAGCGGGAGGCAGGCTTGCGGCTTGACGATCCTGAGGCTGCATTCAAGGCATTGCAGGAAAATCCCAAAGCGCATGCAATCGTGGCAGGTAAACCCGAGATTTCGGAAGTTTACCTCCGCATTACTACTGCCGATACCTCGCTCAAAATGCCACCACCGGCATCGAATCTCAAATTGACCCAGCGGGAAGTTACCCTTATTGAAAAGTGGATCAAGCAAGGGGCCAAATACGAAAAGCACTGGGCATTTGTAGCTCCTAAAAAACCAGCTGTCCCGGAAGTGGATAACGGGGATTGGCCGAAGAATGAAATCGACCATTTTATTCTTGAAAAACAGGAGCAGAAAGGCCTAGAACCCAACGAAGAAGCCGACAAAGAGAGGCTATTGAAAAGACTCAGCCTTGATCTCACAGGTCTGCCGCCCACATTGAAAATGATGGATGAGTTTCTGGCAGACAAAAGTGCGAATGCCTATGAGAAAATGGTCGATCAGCTGTTGAAAAGCCCTGCATATGGAGAGAAAATGGCCATTCACTGGCTCGATTTGGCAAGATATGCGGATTCGCACGGTTACCAGGATGATGGCTACCGCACGCAGTGGCCCTGGCGCGACTGGGTGATCCATGCGTTCAACAAGAATATGCGTTACAATGATTTCGTGACGTGGCAGATGGCGGGGGACTTACTTCCAAATTCCAGTAAGGAACAACTGCTGGCAACCGGCTTTAACCGAAACCACAAAATCACGGAAGAAGGCGGGGTAATCCCCGAAGAATACCGGATTATGTATGTCACGGACCGGAATGACCTTTTCGGTAAGGGACTTTTGGGAGTTACCCTCGAATGTGCGCATTGCCACGATCACAAGTACGATCCGTTGTCGCAAAAGGAATACTACCAGATGTTTGCCTTCTTCAATAATGTAAATGAAGTGGGAATTGAATCGGTGATCGGCGGCCCCGAAACTTATGCGAAGAAGCCTTTGATGGAGATCAGTGACGAGGACGTAAAAAACATTCTTACGTTTGTCAATAAGCCTGATACCAACAGGCTGATCGTTTCCGTGATGGGTGATCTGGACTCCACACGCAAAACCTACATTTTGAAAAGGGGCGTTTATGATGCGCCAGGAGACGAAGTGCAGCCCGGAACGCCAAGTGCAATCCTGCCTTTTGACAAAAAATATCCTAAAAATAGACTGGGCCTTTCGCAGTGGCTTTTTGATAAGAAAAATCCACTGACCTCACGGGTATATGTCAATATCCTCTGGCAGGAGTTCTTCGGTAAAGGCATTGTAAAAACCTCTGGCGACTTTGGAATGCAGGGCGAGCTGCCTTCGCATCCCGCCTTGCTCGACTGGCTGGCTGTTGATTTCATGGAGCACGGCTGGGATATCAAAAGACTTGTGAAACAAATGGTTACCTCAGCCACTTACCGCCAGTCCGCAGTGGTATCAAAAGAAAAGCTGGCTGTTGATCCGGATAATATTTTACTCGCCCGGGGATCGAGATACCGCATCCATGCCGAATTTATCAAAGACCTTGTGCTTTCAAGCAGCGGACTTTTGAACAAAACCATTGGCGGCCCGAGTGTAAAACCTTATCAGCCGGCAGGCTTGTGGGAGGGCGCTACCTCCGGACGCGGGCTGCTATCCGTTTACAATCAGGATCACGGGCCGAGTTTGTACCGCCGTGGGATGTATACGCTGATTAAACGAACCGTTCCGCCACCTACGATGGCCATTTTTGACGCCAGTAACCGCGATTTGTGCGAAGTGAAGCGGTTAAAGACGAATACACCTTTGCAGGCGTTGGTGATGATGAACGACCCGGCTGTTCTGGAAGCTTCCCGAGTTCTTTCTGCCAAATTATTACAGGAGAAAACCGAAGCGAAGGACAAGATCGTCAAAGCATTCAGGCTCATCGTTTGCCGCACGCCTACTGAAAAAGAACTGAATGTACTGACTGCCTATTATGATAAGGAGCTGAAATCCATCAGTCCCACAGCCGCCGAAAAAATGATCGCAATCGGCGAATATCCTTTAACCAGGAACGTAGATAAAAAAGCACTAGCCTCGCTGATGCGGGTGATTTCGACGATTTACAATTTGGAGGAAACGATAACGAAGAGCTGA
- a CDS encoding DUF1501 domain-containing protein, whose amino-acid sequence MEKEILEHGFNFNRRRFLSTMSLGIGGVALGSLLMPDLLKGGSLEEEGLAPGIPHFAPKAKRVIYMFQNGAPSQQELFDYKPKLREMLGQEIPPSVRGNQRLTGMTANQASFPLVGSFVDFKQYGQSQAWVSDLLPYTSKIVDDICIVRSMYTEAINHDPALTFLQTGSQQGNRPSMGSWLSYGLGNENKNLPNFTVLLSRGVGNGQGVYSKLWSNGFLDSVHQGVQFSKGEDPVLYLRDPEGMDRKERREMLDNLSQLNELSYQEFGDPEISAKIKQYEMAYRMQTAVPEVMDLSKESDDIIKLYGPECLVPGTYAANCLLARKLSENGVRFVQLYHQGWDQHGNLPYEITKQAMDVDQASAALVTDLKQRGLLDETLVIWGGEFGRTSYTQGKLTADNYGRDHHPRCFTIWMAGGGIKPGIVYGETDELGYNIAKDPVHVHDFQATILHQLGLNHEKLIFKHLGRRYRLTDVSGNVVRDIIS is encoded by the coding sequence ATGGAAAAAGAAATCTTAGAGCACGGGTTCAACTTTAACAGGCGCCGGTTTTTGTCGACGATGAGTCTTGGGATCGGTGGAGTGGCGTTAGGTTCGCTTCTGATGCCTGATCTTTTGAAGGGCGGAAGTCTGGAGGAGGAAGGTTTGGCGCCGGGTATTCCGCATTTTGCCCCGAAAGCAAAGCGTGTAATCTACATGTTCCAAAATGGCGCGCCGTCGCAGCAGGAGCTTTTTGACTATAAACCGAAACTTCGTGAAATGCTCGGACAGGAAATACCTCCTTCCGTGCGCGGAAACCAACGATTGACGGGTATGACGGCCAATCAGGCTTCGTTTCCGCTTGTGGGTTCTTTTGTCGATTTCAAGCAATACGGACAGTCGCAGGCTTGGGTAAGTGACCTGCTGCCTTACACTTCCAAAATTGTAGATGATATCTGTATTGTCCGCTCGATGTACACCGAGGCGATCAACCACGATCCGGCTTTGACATTTTTACAAACCGGCTCCCAGCAGGGAAACCGGCCTAGTATGGGCTCCTGGTTGAGTTATGGTCTGGGAAATGAGAATAAAAACCTGCCGAATTTCACTGTTCTGCTGTCGCGGGGAGTCGGTAACGGGCAGGGCGTTTATTCGAAACTATGGTCCAACGGTTTTCTCGACTCTGTCCACCAGGGCGTGCAGTTCAGCAAAGGAGAGGACCCGGTTTTGTACCTGCGTGACCCGGAAGGAATGGACCGCAAGGAACGTCGGGAAATGCTCGACAATCTTTCCCAGTTGAATGAATTGTCGTACCAGGAATTTGGCGACCCGGAAATCTCGGCGAAAATCAAGCAGTATGAAATGGCGTACCGGATGCAAACTGCGGTCCCGGAAGTTATGGACCTTTCGAAAGAATCGGACGATATCATTAAGTTGTATGGACCCGAATGTCTGGTACCGGGGACTTATGCTGCCAACTGCCTGCTGGCGAGAAAATTATCTGAGAACGGCGTTCGATTTGTACAGCTGTACCACCAGGGTTGGGACCAGCACGGAAACCTTCCCTATGAGATCACCAAACAGGCAATGGACGTAGACCAGGCTTCCGCGGCATTGGTTACCGATTTGAAACAGAGAGGCTTGTTGGATGAAACTTTGGTGATCTGGGGCGGTGAGTTTGGGCGGACGAGTTATACCCAGGGTAAATTAACAGCCGATAATTACGGTCGCGACCACCACCCGAGATGCTTTACGATCTGGATGGCAGGCGGCGGGATCAAGCCGGGGATTGTGTATGGAGAAACGGACGAACTTGGTTATAATATTGCTAAAGATCCTGTCCATGTGCATGATTTTCAGGCTACTATATTGCATCAGCTGGGCCTTAATCACGAGAAACTCATATTTAAGCACCTGGGAAGAAGGTACCGGCTAACCGACGTTTCGGGGAATGTGGTGCGAGATATTATCAGCTGA
- a CDS encoding c-type cytochrome domain-containing protein: MHLRFRFFAEQLLVAANIFVLFLLLFESKLVVPAWLQTIGRMHPLILHFPIVILLIAMLLEFFRFKPEYSTNQFYKNFLQNLLLIGALFAAITVIMGLFLSREEGYTGDTLTLHKWTGAGIFFIASIIYWIRNTTWYRAPVAKASAFVTVVILVMTGHYGAALTHGSNFIWEPVSTDNEMAAVPLDEAVVYTNVIKPILDQKCTSCHNPEKIKGELNLSDPESILKGGKSGKLIVPGNPQMSLLLQRVHLPVEEKKHMPPSGKAQLTLQEISLLTLWVKQKADFKKKLTELAATDSLRVLATAYLKPAETEDKFDFPAADEEAVAKLNSDYRTILPLARESPALAVNIYNASAYNVKQLDELSDIKKQVISLNLNKMPVKDADLKSVKQFENLRKLDLNFTDVTAAGLKELSSLKYLQSLTLSGTKLNLSDLKSVLPVLKSLKTVAVWDTKLSAADVAVLQKDIKNVEIIGGFKDDGKNPLKLNPPQVKNSSMIFAKTVPLELKHPIKGVDIRFTMDGTEPDSVNSPLFDNKTILTNSGTIKAKAYKNGWYGSDLAVFDFFKSAYDPDSVNLLAPLNRVHQAEGAKTFFDKKLGVIGANNPAWANNWAGVRNNDMILMSEFKKPISLSSVGMHYMIEEATGIFPPESVEVWGGSSRDDMKLISTFKAAQPAKGDKATLKMVEGKFKPQTVSFVKVVVKPVVKIPEWHNSKGKRALVLVDEMFFN, encoded by the coding sequence ATGCATTTAAGATTCAGGTTTTTTGCGGAACAGCTGCTCGTTGCTGCCAATATTTTTGTTCTTTTTCTATTGCTTTTTGAAAGCAAGCTTGTTGTTCCGGCCTGGCTGCAAACCATCGGCCGGATGCACCCGCTGATCCTGCATTTCCCGATCGTTATTCTGCTGATCGCGATGCTGCTAGAATTTTTCCGCTTCAAACCGGAATACTCGACCAATCAGTTTTACAAGAATTTCCTTCAGAACCTGCTGCTCATCGGGGCATTGTTCGCCGCTATTACGGTGATTATGGGCCTCTTTTTATCGAGAGAAGAAGGCTATACCGGCGACACGCTGACTTTGCATAAATGGACCGGTGCGGGCATTTTTTTCATCGCCTCAATTATTTACTGGATCAGGAACACAACCTGGTACAGAGCGCCGGTAGCAAAAGCAAGTGCTTTTGTGACGGTAGTAATTCTTGTCATGACCGGGCATTATGGCGCAGCATTGACACACGGGAGCAACTTTATCTGGGAGCCGGTTTCGACTGATAATGAAATGGCCGCAGTCCCGCTCGACGAGGCGGTGGTTTATACCAATGTGATCAAGCCGATCCTGGATCAGAAATGTACAAGCTGCCACAATCCTGAAAAGATAAAAGGGGAGCTAAATCTTTCGGATCCTGAATCAATTCTGAAAGGTGGCAAATCTGGTAAACTCATTGTGCCTGGGAATCCGCAAATGAGCCTTTTGCTGCAACGTGTGCATTTACCTGTCGAAGAAAAAAAGCATATGCCGCCTTCCGGAAAGGCGCAGCTGACTTTGCAGGAAATATCCCTTCTTACATTATGGGTCAAACAAAAGGCTGATTTCAAGAAAAAGCTGACTGAGCTCGCCGCAACGGACTCTTTGCGGGTTTTGGCTACTGCCTATCTTAAACCAGCTGAAACAGAAGATAAATTCGATTTCCCCGCGGCTGATGAAGAAGCCGTTGCCAAGCTGAATAGCGACTACCGCACCATCCTTCCCCTCGCGCGTGAGTCCCCGGCTTTGGCTGTGAATATTTACAATGCATCCGCGTACAATGTAAAGCAGCTGGATGAACTGAGTGATATTAAAAAGCAGGTAATCTCGCTGAACCTGAACAAGATGCCGGTGAAAGACGCTGACTTGAAAAGTGTAAAGCAATTCGAAAACCTGCGTAAACTGGATCTGAATTTTACCGACGTTACCGCCGCAGGGTTGAAAGAACTTTCGTCGCTCAAATACCTGCAAAGCCTCACGCTTTCAGGGACAAAATTAAATCTGTCGGATCTTAAAAGTGTATTGCCGGTACTGAAAAGCCTGAAAACGGTAGCAGTGTGGGATACAAAATTGTCTGCGGCTGATGTGGCGGTATTGCAAAAGGATATTAAAAATGTCGAGATTATCGGTGGATTTAAGGACGATGGTAAAAACCCGTTGAAACTGAATCCTCCGCAGGTCAAGAATAGTTCGATGATATTTGCGAAAACGGTCCCGCTGGAACTAAAACACCCTATTAAAGGCGTCGATATCAGGTTCACGATGGACGGAACCGAGCCGGACAGCGTTAATTCGCCGCTTTTTGACAATAAGACCATTCTCACCAACAGCGGCACGATCAAAGCGAAAGCATATAAAAATGGCTGGTACGGAAGTGACCTTGCGGTTTTCGATTTTTTCAAAAGTGCATATGATCCCGACAGTGTGAACCTGCTGGCGCCACTTAACCGCGTGCACCAGGCCGAGGGGGCGAAGACATTTTTTGACAAGAAATTGGGTGTTATAGGAGCTAACAATCCTGCCTGGGCTAATAACTGGGCAGGGGTTAGGAATAATGACATGATTTTGATGTCAGAATTTAAAAAGCCGATCTCATTATCGTCGGTGGGGATGCATTACATGATCGAGGAAGCGACGGGTATTTTTCCGCCGGAGAGCGTGGAGGTGTGGGGAGGAAGCAGCCGCGATGACATGAAGCTGATCTCTACTTTTAAAGCTGCGCAGCCTGCGAAAGGGGACAAGGCTACTTTGAAAATGGTCGAAGGCAAATTCAAACCGCAAACCGTTTCATTTGTAAAAGTGGTAGTGAAGCCCGTCGTAAAGATCCCGGAATGGCATAATTCGAAAGGCAAAAGAGCCCTTGTGCTGGTGGACGAAATGTTTTTTAATTAA
- a CDS encoding AGE family epimerase/isomerase: protein MAAFTPDAFKKELIAILDYWEKYGQDNEKGGFYGRVNYDNQPVKDADRSVVLAGRILWTFSLAHRLCKEAKYLTLADRAYQQLTKHFIDPKHGGVYWSVTADGAPKETRKQVYGNAFAMYGLSEYYRVTHYKPALDQAIALFNNIEQHAFDPVNGGYREAFAQDWSPTDDYILSKSPWIKSMNTHLHLVEAYTNLYTVWPDKRLKKQTAGMLDAIITHIVNPETNTMQLFFDEKWKAKDHIISFGHDIEASWLLFETAEILEDEKLIDKMKEQSILMARAASKGLSPDGALNYEYDPATKHTQTDRSWWVGAEQLVGFYNAYQLTKEEQFREKAQKSWDYVVDNFIDHEKGEWHGTVKADGTPVKGDKINFWKCPYHNARACAEMWRRVAKG from the coding sequence ATGGCTGCATTTACTCCCGACGCATTCAAAAAAGAACTGATCGCAATACTTGACTACTGGGAAAAATATGGCCAGGATAACGAGAAAGGCGGCTTCTACGGTCGGGTTAATTATGATAACCAGCCGGTAAAAGATGCGGATCGCTCGGTGGTTCTTGCAGGACGCATTTTATGGACCTTCTCACTGGCGCACCGGCTTTGCAAGGAAGCGAAATACCTCACCCTCGCAGACCGCGCTTACCAGCAGCTTACAAAGCATTTTATCGACCCAAAACACGGTGGCGTATATTGGTCTGTAACTGCGGATGGTGCACCGAAAGAGACCAGAAAGCAGGTTTACGGCAATGCATTTGCCATGTACGGACTGAGTGAATATTACCGCGTAACGCATTACAAACCAGCTCTTGACCAGGCGATTGCGCTTTTCAACAACATCGAACAACATGCATTCGACCCGGTTAACGGAGGCTACCGGGAAGCGTTTGCGCAAGACTGGTCCCCTACCGATGATTATATTCTGAGTAAAAGCCCGTGGATCAAAAGCATGAACACACATTTGCATTTGGTGGAGGCTTATACCAACCTTTATACTGTGTGGCCCGACAAAAGGTTAAAGAAGCAAACGGCTGGAATGCTCGACGCAATCATCACGCATATTGTAAATCCCGAGACCAATACCATGCAGCTTTTCTTCGATGAAAAATGGAAAGCGAAAGACCATATTATTTCCTTTGGTCACGATATTGAAGCCTCGTGGCTGCTTTTTGAAACCGCCGAAATTCTTGAAGACGAGAAGCTGATCGACAAAATGAAGGAACAATCTATCCTGATGGCGCGGGCAGCCAGCAAGGGACTAAGTCCCGATGGTGCCCTCAATTATGAATATGACCCTGCAACGAAACATACGCAGACCGATAGGAGCTGGTGGGTCGGTGCAGAGCAGCTCGTTGGATTTTACAATGCCTACCAGCTTACGAAAGAAGAACAGTTCAGGGAAAAGGCCCAAAAGAGCTGGGATTATGTAGTTGATAATTTTATCGACCACGAAAAAGGAGAATGGCACGGAACAGTGAAAGCGGACGGCACGCCGGTAAAAGGCGATAAGATCAACTTCTGGAAATGCCCGTACCACAATGCGCGCGCCTGCGCTGAAATGTGGCGCAGGGTTGCAAAAGGCTGA
- a CDS encoding PQQ-dependent sugar dehydrogenase, which translates to MQRKLFKSAALLLALTGVSGLAAYRSFTDNPSVRKPLFTPIEAKEIKLPAGFSASILATDLGATRHMVVGKNGDMYVKLSKLKDGKGIYLLRDTNGDGAIDEQKLFGEYPGTGIAIKNGYLYSSSNKGVYRYKLNEKEEIVDLNKHELIVEGLVDKGRDNAKPITLDNKGNIYVTVGSYSDNCRETGSGKGMSPCTILDSAGGIWKFKADQAGQKFSDGVRFATGVKNAVGIDWDNKTEALYATVHGRGKFDDMYPQYYTPKQSAELPAETLYRLKEGDDAGWPYIYYDHFQNKKILAPEYGGDGKKTAGEKAINPLVGFPAHLGPNALLFYSGNMFPAKYKNGAFVAFHSQSAELKKGYLVAFVPFVNGKPGKWEIFADNFAGTDLVQPTGPIQHRPCGLAQGPDGALYVTDDLNGTIFKIAYKKK; encoded by the coding sequence ATGCAAAGAAAGTTATTCAAGTCTGCGGCGTTACTTCTGGCCCTAACCGGCGTATCGGGCCTAGCCGCTTACAGAAGTTTCACTGACAACCCCTCCGTCAGAAAACCCCTTTTTACTCCTATTGAAGCAAAGGAAATCAAGCTTCCCGCAGGGTTCTCCGCCAGCATTCTGGCAACCGATCTGGGCGCAACCCGGCATATGGTAGTCGGTAAAAACGGAGATATGTACGTAAAACTGTCGAAACTGAAAGACGGAAAAGGTATTTACCTGCTGAGAGACACCAATGGTGACGGCGCGATCGATGAACAAAAGCTGTTTGGAGAATATCCCGGAACCGGTATCGCTATCAAAAACGGTTATCTGTACAGTTCCTCCAATAAAGGTGTGTACCGGTACAAGCTGAATGAAAAAGAAGAAATTGTCGATCTCAATAAACATGAGTTGATCGTAGAAGGTTTGGTTGACAAAGGCCGCGACAATGCGAAACCGATTACACTGGATAATAAAGGGAATATCTACGTCACCGTAGGCTCTTACAGCGACAATTGCCGTGAAACTGGCTCAGGAAAAGGCATGTCACCATGCACGATCCTGGATTCTGCAGGCGGAATCTGGAAATTCAAGGCGGATCAGGCCGGGCAGAAATTTTCTGACGGCGTGCGCTTTGCGACGGGTGTAAAAAATGCGGTAGGTATCGATTGGGACAATAAAACCGAAGCTTTATATGCGACGGTGCACGGCCGCGGAAAATTTGACGATATGTACCCTCAATACTATACGCCAAAACAAAGTGCCGAATTGCCAGCGGAAACCCTTTATCGTTTAAAGGAAGGTGACGATGCCGGCTGGCCTTACATCTATTATGATCATTTCCAGAATAAGAAAATCCTGGCGCCCGAATACGGCGGAGATGGCAAAAAAACAGCAGGCGAGAAAGCGATTAATCCGCTGGTTGGTTTCCCGGCGCATCTAGGGCCTAATGCATTGCTGTTTTATTCGGGAAATATGTTTCCGGCAAAATATAAAAACGGCGCCTTTGTCGCATTTCACAGCCAGTCTGCGGAGCTTAAAAAAGGTTATCTGGTCGCTTTTGTACCGTTTGTAAATGGTAAGCCCGGCAAATGGGAAATTTTTGCGGATAATTTCGCAGGCACTGATCTCGTTCAACCAACCGGCCCGATCCAGCATCGTCCTTGTGGCCTCGCACAAGGCCCCGACGGCGCATTGTACGTGACCGACGACCTGAATGGGACAATCTTCAAAATAGCCTACAAGAAGAAATAG
- a CDS encoding SDR family NAD(P)-dependent oxidoreductase encodes MLSEKISLAGKTAFITGSSQGIGKGIALAMAEYGAKIILHYRKNLDEAKEVAGEIRKLGSTAVIVGGDLSRPRAVSALYNQVTKKAASPDILVLNASVQIPKVWQDITQEDFDIQVNANFRSTFLLMQRFAPEMVSKGWGRILTVGSVQQIKPHPSMMIYAATKSAVLNMVQNAAMQLADKGVTVNNLAPGVIGTSRIEEDVPEAEERISQRLGTPSGQIGDPEDCAAMAVLLCSEAGRFITGQNIYVDGGMSL; translated from the coding sequence ATGCTTTCAGAGAAAATCAGTCTGGCAGGGAAAACCGCATTTATTACCGGTTCCAGCCAGGGAATCGGAAAAGGCATTGCCCTCGCAATGGCCGAGTATGGTGCAAAAATAATCCTGCATTACCGGAAAAATCTGGATGAGGCGAAAGAAGTGGCGGGAGAAATCAGAAAGCTTGGGTCGACTGCCGTGATCGTAGGCGGCGACCTATCCAGGCCGAGGGCAGTTTCCGCCTTATACAATCAGGTGACCAAAAAGGCAGCATCGCCTGATATTCTTGTTTTGAATGCATCGGTACAGATTCCAAAAGTCTGGCAGGACATTACCCAGGAAGACTTCGATATACAAGTCAATGCCAATTTCAGATCCACCTTCCTGCTGATGCAGCGTTTCGCTCCTGAAATGGTCTCCAAAGGCTGGGGAAGGATTTTAACCGTTGGCAGCGTGCAGCAGATCAAGCCGCACCCTTCCATGATGATCTACGCTGCTACGAAATCGGCGGTTTTAAATATGGTACAGAATGCCGCGATGCAGCTTGCGGACAAAGGTGTAACCGTCAATAATCTGGCACCCGGCGTGATCGGGACGTCGCGTATCGAAGAGGATGTTCCTGAGGCGGAAGAAAGGATCTCGCAACGGCTGGGAACGCCTTCCGGACAGATCGGTGACCCCGAGGATTGCGCCGCAATGGCCGTCCTCCTTTGTTCAGAAGCAGGACGGTTCATTACAGGGCAGAACATTTATGTAGATGGCGGTATGAGCCTGTAA
- a CDS encoding 3-keto-disaccharide hydrolase yields the protein MNRQFSKIRLSGIVALVVVCGTAAATFAQVGVGTKPPKGAEMYLDGSRKMLDEKWIYWEGPRFSAKPPIKWTVVNDPVDKGTVINCNDPASAGGKYGSADIVTKKQFRDFRAHVEFLITKEGGNSGVYLQNRYEIQVLDGDTTSHGMAAVINETKSPYHAYNGIGKWNSYDILFRAARFKDGKIVEQPMVTLYFNGKKVHSNQKISQVWGGPNSGIDGGNDGGKGITNTPGGLKLQSEGHDVYYRNIWIKEMELDKPDTDF from the coding sequence ATGAACAGACAGTTTTCTAAAATAAGATTATCCGGTATCGTTGCACTCGTGGTAGTATGCGGTACTGCTGCCGCTACTTTTGCCCAGGTTGGTGTTGGCACTAAGCCCCCGAAGGGCGCAGAAATGTACCTGGACGGCAGCCGGAAAATGCTGGATGAAAAATGGATCTACTGGGAGGGACCTCGTTTCTCGGCCAAGCCGCCTATCAAATGGACGGTTGTTAACGACCCGGTGGACAAAGGCACGGTCATCAACTGCAACGATCCAGCTTCTGCCGGTGGCAAGTACGGTTCAGCGGATATTGTCACTAAAAAGCAGTTCAGGGATTTCCGCGCGCACGTCGAATTTTTGATTACCAAAGAAGGCGGCAACAGCGGCGTTTATTTGCAAAACCGCTATGAAATCCAGGTGCTTGACGGTGATACCACCTCGCATGGAATGGCGGCGGTGATCAACGAAACGAAATCTCCTTATCACGCATATAATGGAATCGGTAAATGGAATTCCTATGACATTCTTTTCAGGGCGGCGCGTTTCAAGGATGGTAAAATAGTTGAGCAACCGATGGTAACTTTGTATTTCAATGGTAAAAAAGTCCATTCCAACCAAAAAATCTCACAGGTTTGGGGCGGCCCGAACTCAGGTATCGATGGAGGCAACGATGGTGGAAAAGGTATTACCAACACTCCGGGAGGACTAAAATTGCAATCGGAAGGCCACGATGTTTACTATCGTAATATCTGGATCAAAGAAATGGAGCTGGATAAGCCAGATACCGATTTCTAA